One window of Diabrotica undecimpunctata isolate CICGRU chromosome 8, icDiaUnde3, whole genome shotgun sequence genomic DNA carries:
- the Tollo gene encoding toll-like receptor Tollo has translation MGTTVVCALLFGAIFSVLSASLSKTLRYQAPDECKWIVADSNSDDDVALLCRLRTINSELENTNFSVIQPQHTVRLRLECSDALFFQSSLSAGSFKPLVELRELSIEYCKIGNLSDGAFRGLKELRNLTIRTHNTDWSAMTLDVSPNAFTEELRNLERLDLGENNMWSLPEGVLCPLYTLEVLNLTRNRLREATSFRFTSNPSEKCCANLKLLDLSRNNIDRLPSSVFSGLSHLQKLYLQGNGLHNLADRVLEGLTSLNILKLSDNNLVSLPPELFADTREIREMYLQNNSINVLAPGLFSELLQLLVLDLSHNELTADWINTATFAGLVRLVVLDISFNRITKLEQSVFRDLYSLQILRINDNFVEYLPENTFSALYNLHTLIISNNKLVKIESDTFNGLFVLSLLSLDNNKISIIHPEALKNCSSLQDLHLNGNKLTDVPDVLKKVPLLKTLDLGENHINVITNETFSDLKQMYGLRLTENNIGNISRGIFDKMTALKILNLSRNKIQRVAAGSFDSNLNLQAIRLDGNYLTDIGELFGKLPSLVWLNISDNQLKWFDYALIPTGLQWLDIHSNQIEELGNYFEIESTLSLSTFDASSNKLTEITGSAIPNSVEVLFLNDNMISKVQSYTFFKKPNLTRVDLFGNKITSLDPNALRISAVPPEKDLPEFYIGGNPYKCDCTMEWLQKVNLGNRARTQPKLVDLESIYCQLLYNRGATYIPLVEAAPYQFLCTYETHCFALCHCCDFDACDCEMTCPTNCTCYHDQSWSANIVDCSSSGYVTKLPDQIPMDATQIYLDGNDLRALNSHAFIGRKRLKVLFLNNSNIETVQNRTFNGLKELEILHLNGNRLNELHGYEFEGLESLMEIHLQSNRIISINNHTFASMKKLKVLKLDHNRLVVYNMWNLPSTLIEVTLSHNPWSCDCDFTERLREWMRRGDSVQDISSVKCVFNATDIDFYNLDAYLDSADTGFYVNQENGSCSGVANIDNSINGNLTATKTIIHRQVIQDYLPLLVITLTVFAVIVLLILVIFIYRQEVRVWLHSKFGVRLFQRAGDLDRDDREKLFDAFVSYSSKDEAWIAEVLAPALEPNYKLCLHYRDFPVGAFLADTIVQAVESSKRTIMILSENFIKSEWCRFEFKSAHHQVLRDRRRRLIVILLGEVPHKDLDPDIRLYLKTNVYIQWGDKFFWEKLRYALPDVPNIGRHHNSVRSPHVHHHVHRHSARGQAPNPPGNGNTTRTVAIHI, from the coding sequence ATGGGCACCACGGTGGTGTGCGCCCTGTTGTTCGGGGCGATTTTTAGTGTTCTGTCGGCTTCTCTGAGTAAAACCCTCCGGTATCAAGCGCCCGACGAGTGTAAGTGGATAGTGGCGGACAGCAACTCCGACGACGACGTTGCTCTATTATGTAGGCTACGGACTATTAACAGTGAATTGGAGAACACCAATTTTAGTGTGATCCAACCCCAACATACGGTCCGGTTAAGGCTCGAGTGCAGTGACGCATTGTTTTTTCAAAGTTCTTTAAGTGCTGGCAGCTTTAAACCACTTGTCGAACTCCGGGAGTTGTCTATTGAGTATTGCAAAATCGGAAACTTATCCGATGGTGCTTTTCGCGGCCTCAAAGAGCTTCGCAACTTAACTATTCGGACCCACAACACCGATTGGTCTGCAATGACACTTGATGTGTCACCTAACGCTTTTACAGAGGAATTACGAAACCTAGAAAGGTTAGATTTGGGTGAAAACAACATGTGGAGTCTACCCGAAGGAGTTTTATGCCCTCTTTATACGTTAGAAGTTCTCAATTTAACCAGAAACCGACTTCGAGAGGCCACAAGTTTTCGCTTTACTTCAAACCCTTCAGAAAAGTGTTGTGCCAATTTAAAACTCCTAGATTTATCCAGGAACAACATCGACAGGCTACCATCAAGTGTTTTCTCTGGACTATCACATCTTCAGAAGTTGTATTTACAAGGTAATGGTCTTCATAATTTAGCAGATCGCGTTTTAGAAGGGCTCacatcattaaatattttaaaattatcagataacAATCTAGTCAGTCTTCCGCCCGAATTGTTTGCCGATACTCGCGAAATACGCGAAATGTACCTTCAGAACAATTCCATTAACGTTTTAGCTCCCGGTTTGTTTAGTGAATTGTTGCAACTCTTAGTGCTGGATTTGTCACACAATGAACTAACTGCCGATTGGATAAATACAGCAACATTCGCAGGACTAGTGAGATTGGTAGTTTTAGATATTTCTTTTAATAGAATAACGAAATTAGAACAATCAGTTTTTAGAGATCTTTATAGCTTACAAATTTTAAGAATCAACGATAACTTTGTCGAGTATTTACCTGAAAATACGTTTTCTGCACTTTATAATCTGCACACTTTGATCATATCGAATAACAAATTGGTAAAGATTGAAAGCGATACTTTCAACGGTTTATTTGTACTTTCCTTATTGTCTCTTGATAACAATAAGATATCTATAATACATCCTGAAGCCTTAAAAAATTGTTCGAGCTTGCAAGATTTACATTTGAATGGCAACAAATTGACAGATGTTCCCGATGTTCTAAAAAAAGTTCCTTTACTCAAGACTCTAGATTTAGGCGAAAATCATATAAATGTTATTACTAATGAAACTTTTAGCGATTTGAAACAAATGTACGGACTAAGGCTGACTGAAAATAACATAGGGAATATATCGAGGGGCATTTTCGATAAAATGACTGCACTAAAAATTTTGAACTTATCCCGGAATAAAATTCAAAGGGTTGCCGCTGGTTCCTTCGATAGCAATCTTAATTTGCAAGCAATAAGACTGGATGGTAATTATTTGACTGACATCGGCGAGTTATTTGGGAAATTACCTAGTTTAGTGTGGCTGAATATCTCAGACAATCAGCTGAAATGGTTTGATTACGCACTGATACCAACTGGCTTACAATGGCTAGACATCCATTCGAACCAAATCGAGGAACTGGGTAATTATTTTGAAATTGAATCGACGTTATCGTTGAGTACTTTTGATGCCAGCTCGAATAAACTGACTGAAATAACAGGCAGCGCTATTCCTAATAGTGTAGAAGTTTTATTTTTGAACGACAATATGATATCCAAAGTTCAATCTTATACTTTCTTTAAAAAGCCCAACTTAACAAGAGTAGATTTGTTTGGAAATAAAATAACAAGTCTTGATCCTAACGCTTTAAGAATATCTGCAGTTCCTCCCGAAAAGGATTTACCGGAGTTCTACATCGGAGGAAATCCTTACAAATGCGACTGCACCATGGAATGGCTCCAGAAGGTAAATTTAGGCAACCGAGCTCGAACTCAGCCAAAACTAGTAGACTTAGAAAGCATTTATTGCCAATTACTTTATAATAGAGGTGCAACTTATATTCCTTTAGTCGAAGCAGCTCCTTATCAGTTCCTATGCACTTACGAAACTCACTGCTTTGCTTTATGCCACTGTTGCGACTTCGATGCCTGTGATTGCGAAATGACTTGTCCAACAAACTGTACTTGTTATCATGACCAGTCTTGGTCAGCTAATATAGTAGATTGTTCTTCTAGTGGATATGTAACAAAACTTCCTGATCAAATTCCTATGGATGCTACTCAGATATATCTCGATGGGAACGATTTGCGGGCGCTGAACAGTCATGCTTTTATAGGAAGAAAACGGTTgaaagtattatttttaaacaattcgaATATTGAAACAGTGCAAAATAGAACTTTTAACGGCTTGAAGGAACTAGAAATACTTCACTTGAACGGAAATAGATTAAATGAGTTGCATGGATACGAGTTTGAAGGTTTGGAAAGTTTGATGGAAATCCATCTTCAATCTAACAGGATAATATCGATCAATAATCATACGTTTGCAAGTATGAAAAAATTAAAGGTGCTAAAATTGGATCACAACCGACTAGTGGTGTATAACATGTGGAATTTACCTTCAACCCTTATCGAAGTGACGTTGTCGCACAATCCGTGGTCTTGCGATTGTGATTTCACCGAGCGCCTCCGGGAATGGATGAGACGTGGCGACTCTGTACAAGATATTTCATCGGTAAAGTGTGTTTTTAATGCAACCGATATAGACTTTTATAACTTAGACGCGTACTTGGACAGTGCCGATACCGGTTTCTACGTGAATCAAGAAAACGGTTCTTGTTCGGGCGTCGCCAACATAGATAACAGCATCAACGGAAACTTAACAGCAACAAAAACGATCATACATCGACAAGTCATTCAAGATTACTTGCCACtgttagtaattactttaacggTTTTCGCCGTCATCGTTTTGTTGATTTTAGTTATCTTCATTTATAGACAAGAGGTGCGAGTGTGGTTACATTCTAAGTTCGGGGTACGGTTGTTCCAACGAGCCGGAGATTTAGATAGGGATGATCGCGAAAAACTCTTCGACGCTTTCGTCAGTTACAGTTCGAAAGATGAGGCGTGGATAGCAGAAGTCCTGGCGCCGGCCCTAGAACCGAACTACAAACTCTGTTTACATTACAGAGACTTTCCCGTGGGTGCGTTTCTCGCCGATACCATTGTACAGGCCGTAGAATCCTCGAAAAGAACAATAATGATTTTGtctgaaaactttattaaatccGAGTGGTGCCGATTTGAGTTCAAATCCGCCCATCATCAAGTTCTTCGCGACCGCCGAAGACGTTTGATCGTGATCCTTCTCGGTGAAGTGCCTCACAAAGACTTGGATCCCGATATAAGACTCTACTTAAAGACTAATGTGTATATTCAGTGGGGAGATAAGTTCTTCTGGGAGAAGCTACGGTACGCATTGCCCGATGTGCCCAACATCGGCAGACATCACAATTCTGTAAGGAGTCCTCACGTCCATCACCACGTCCATCGACATAGCGCTAGAGGACAGGCGCCTAACCCTCCAGGAAATGGTAATACTACGAGGACGGTGGCCATCCACATATGA